The genomic window CTACTTCTACCATATCAATTCCAATTCCCGGTGCCATTATCATCATTCCCCTAATTTTTGTTAAATATAAGTCTATCGGTTAATTTCTTGCTGCCAAGCCTTCGACACACCTTGTGTCATGCCGATCGTTCTGCCCATCGCGCGAATCTCATCTTCAAGACGCATACGATCTTCCATCGGTTCGTCTTTTGCACGCGGTTTGCCCGGATAGAGCTGATACAGCCCGCGGCGATCTCTGCTCGTTACATTGAGCATAACAACATTCGCTCCCGCTTCCAGTGCCATTCTCCGACCTTCTTTCGGGCGGAGCGTTTCCATCGCTGTCGTTGCAGGAATGTTCGTATACGGAAGGAGCAGTCTGACAAGTGCCAGCACCCTGAGGCTCTTATCGAAGTCTCCGCCCGCCTCTCCACGAAGCGGTGTATCGTCATGCGGAATAAACGGCCCCAGTCCGATCATATCCGCCCCAAGCTCCTTGAAAAACAAAATATCTCTTGCTATCATCTCGTCCGTCTGCGTCGGCAGTCCGATAAGCGACCCTGTCCCAACCTCATAGCCGAGTTCTTTGAGATCATAGAGGCAACGTTTGCGGTTCGCCAAATTTTGTTTCGGATGCATTCTCGCATACAGCTCCTCATTCGTTGTTTCGATACGAAGAAGGTATCTGTTTGCGCCTGCCTCGCGGTATGCACGATATTCTTCACGTGATTTTTCACCGATACTGAGTGTGACAGCTACATCATTTTCTTTTATCTTGCGAATAATATAAGCCATCCTGTCTGCTGTAAAATACGCATCTTCGCCCGATTGCAGAACGACGGTACGATATCCGCATCGAACAGCTTCATGCGCCAAGTCTATCACATCGTCTTCTTTCAGATAATATCGCTCTAGTCCGCGATTATCGCATCGAAGCCCACAG from Selenomonadales bacterium includes these protein-coding regions:
- the hydE gene encoding [FeFe] hydrogenase H-cluster radical SAM maturase HydE, with product MKQTYQELITKAVNTQQLTYEEITTLLGAGDAQEILVRAADKVCKRAVGDDVHLRGLIEFSNRCRQNCCYCGLRCDNRGLERYYLKEDDVIDLAHEAVRCGYRTVVLQSGEDAYFTADRMAYIIRKIKENDVAVTLSIGEKSREEYRAYREAGANRYLLRIETTNEELYARMHPKQNLANRKRCLYDLKELGYEVGTGSLIGLPTQTDEMIARDILFFKELGADMIGLGPFIPHDDTPLRGEAGGDFDKSLRVLALVRLLLPYTNIPATTAMETLRPKEGRRMALEAGANVVMLNVTSRDRRGLYQLYPGKPRAKDEPMEDRMRLEDEIRAMGRTIGMTQGVSKAWQQEINR